One window of Nocardioides dongkuii genomic DNA carries:
- a CDS encoding zinc-binding dehydrogenase has translation MTAAERGWDAVADGAVLQEAGVALVRDGGLFVGVQPSAPPAAERGVTVRAVSVVPDGARTAGLLARTASGELPARVAGELPLAEAAEAHRLVAKGGARGRYVLRP, from the coding sequence GTGACCGCGGCCGAGCGCGGCTGGGACGCGGTCGCCGACGGCGCCGTGCTCCAGGAGGCGGGCGTGGCGCTGGTGCGCGACGGCGGCCTGTTCGTCGGCGTCCAGCCCTCCGCCCCGCCGGCGGCCGAGCGCGGGGTGACGGTGCGCGCGGTCAGCGTCGTGCCGGACGGGGCGCGGACGGCGGGCCTGCTCGCCCGGACCGCGTCCGGGGAGCTGCCGGCGCGCGTGGCCGGCGAGCTGCCGCTGGCCGAGGCCGCCGAGGCGCACCGGCTCGTGGCAAAGGGCGGGGCCCGCGGCCGCTACGTGCTGCGGCCGTGA
- the treY gene encoding malto-oligosyltrehalose synthase — MADQQRVPVSTYRLQITEDFDLFEAARRLPYLHELGVDWVYLSPLLAAEPGSTHGYDVVAHDHIDPSRGGEEGLAALSGEARRLGMGVLVDIVPNHVGVATPSEDPWWWDVLKLGRESEHATAFDIEWAVGDGRIRIPVVGDDDVADDGSIGHLRVVDTDDGAELLYHDHHYPVAPGTWTEGDDAQDVHARQHYELVHWQVADEGLNYRRFFAVNSLAALRVEDPEVFAESHIEIRRWFDEGLVDGLRVDHPDGLRDPKRYLDELADLTGGAYVLVEKILEPGEELPSSWATAGTTGYDVLAHIDRVLTDPAAEEPLTDLETRLRGERVDWARMIHGTKREVADGILNSEARRITREVRRVLPSDVDRAASTVEKVVDAIAELLACFPVYRSYLPEGREHLDQAFEAARRERPDLAATFDILLPVLSDAWAAPARRFQQTSGMVMAKGVEDCAFYRYSRLTSLNEVGGDPSEFSLPVDELHALMAQRQVDWPHAMITLSTHDTKRGEDVRARITAFAEVPDHWERTLDRLLELVPLPDPGFAALLWQAVIGAWLPEDPALRDRLHGYAEKAMREAGDRTTWTDPDEAYEAAVHGAVDAAFDRDDVRAAIEEFLPHVVGPGWVNALAAKLLATTLPGVPDVYQGSELWEQSLVDPDNRRPVDFDARAAALTAAEWSPLGTALDDPGTAKLRVTHAALTARRDRPELFGSYAPVTARGAAADHVVAYDRGGAIAVVTRLPGGLARRGGWGDTELELPPGRWRDVIADRPASTRLADLLDGYPVALLVKES, encoded by the coding sequence ATGGCGGACCAGCAGCGGGTGCCGGTCAGCACCTACCGGTTGCAGATCACCGAGGACTTCGACCTCTTCGAGGCGGCGCGGCGGCTGCCGTACCTCCACGAGCTCGGCGTCGACTGGGTCTACCTGTCGCCGCTGCTGGCCGCGGAGCCGGGCAGCACCCACGGGTACGACGTGGTCGCGCACGACCACATCGATCCCTCCCGCGGCGGCGAGGAGGGCCTGGCGGCGCTGTCCGGCGAGGCCCGCCGCCTCGGGATGGGCGTCCTGGTCGACATCGTGCCCAACCACGTCGGCGTCGCGACGCCGTCCGAGGACCCCTGGTGGTGGGACGTGCTCAAGCTCGGCCGCGAGTCCGAGCACGCCACCGCGTTCGACATCGAGTGGGCGGTCGGCGACGGCCGGATCCGGATCCCGGTGGTCGGCGACGACGACGTCGCCGACGACGGCTCGATCGGCCACCTCCGGGTCGTCGACACCGACGACGGCGCCGAGCTGCTCTACCACGACCACCACTACCCGGTGGCGCCCGGAACCTGGACCGAGGGCGACGACGCCCAGGACGTGCACGCCCGCCAGCACTACGAGCTCGTGCACTGGCAGGTCGCCGACGAGGGCCTGAACTACCGCCGCTTCTTCGCGGTCAACAGCCTCGCCGCGCTGCGCGTCGAGGACCCCGAGGTCTTCGCGGAGTCCCACATCGAGATCCGCCGCTGGTTCGACGAGGGACTCGTCGACGGGCTCCGCGTGGACCACCCCGACGGGCTGCGCGACCCCAAGCGCTACCTCGACGAGCTGGCCGACCTCACCGGCGGCGCCTACGTCCTGGTGGAGAAGATCCTGGAGCCCGGCGAGGAGCTGCCGTCGTCCTGGGCCACCGCCGGCACCACCGGGTACGACGTGCTCGCGCACATCGACCGGGTGCTCACCGACCCGGCCGCGGAGGAGCCGCTCACCGACCTCGAGACCCGGCTGCGCGGCGAGCGCGTCGACTGGGCGCGGATGATCCACGGCACCAAGCGCGAGGTGGCCGACGGGATCCTCAACAGCGAGGCCCGGCGGATCACTCGCGAGGTACGCCGGGTCCTGCCGTCCGACGTCGACCGCGCCGCGTCCACGGTCGAGAAGGTGGTCGACGCGATCGCCGAGCTGCTCGCCTGCTTCCCGGTCTACCGCTCCTACCTGCCCGAGGGGCGCGAGCACCTGGACCAGGCGTTCGAGGCGGCCCGGCGCGAGCGACCCGACCTGGCGGCGACCTTCGACATCCTGCTGCCGGTGCTCAGCGACGCGTGGGCCGCGCCGGCCCGCCGGTTCCAGCAGACGAGCGGCATGGTGATGGCCAAGGGCGTGGAGGACTGCGCGTTCTACCGCTACTCGCGGCTGACCTCGCTCAACGAGGTCGGGGGCGACCCGAGCGAGTTCTCGCTCCCCGTCGACGAACTGCACGCACTGATGGCCCAGCGGCAGGTCGACTGGCCGCACGCGATGATCACGCTCTCGACCCACGACACCAAGCGCGGCGAGGACGTGCGGGCGCGGATCACGGCGTTCGCGGAGGTCCCGGACCACTGGGAGCGCACGCTCGACCGGCTGCTGGAGCTGGTGCCGCTGCCCGACCCGGGCTTCGCCGCGCTGCTCTGGCAGGCCGTCATCGGCGCCTGGCTGCCGGAGGACCCCGCCCTGCGCGACCGCCTGCACGGGTACGCCGAGAAGGCGATGCGCGAGGCCGGCGACCGCACCACCTGGACCGACCCCGACGAGGCGTACGAGGCCGCCGTGCACGGGGCCGTCGACGCGGCGTTCGACCGTGACGACGTCCGCGCGGCGATCGAGGAGTTCCTCCCCCACGTGGTCGGCCCCGGCTGGGTCAACGCCCTCGCCGCCAAGCTGCTCGCGACCACGCTGCCCGGCGTCCCCGACGTCTACCAGGGCAGCGAGCTGTGGGAGCAGTCCCTCGTCGACCCCGACAACCGCCGGCCGGTCGACTTCGACGCCCGCGCCGCGGCGCTCACCGCCGCCGAGTGGTCGCCGCTGGGCACCGCCCTCGACGACCCCGGCACCGCCAAGCTGCGGGTCACCCACGCGGCGCTGACCGCGCGCCGGGACCGGCCGGAGCTGTTCGGCTCCTACGCGCCGGTCACGGCGCGCGGCGCGGCCGCCGACCACGTCGTCGCCTACGACCGCGGCGGCGCGATCGCCGTGGTCACCCGACTGCCCGGCGGGCTCGCCCGGCGCGGCGGCTGGGGCGACACCGAGCTCGAGCTGCCCCCGGGCCGCTGGCGCGACGTGATCGCCGACCGGCCCGCCTCCACCCGGCTGGCCGACCTGCTCGACGGCTACCCCGTCGCCCTGCTCGTGAAGGAGAGCTGA
- a CDS encoding acyltransferase family protein, with product MTSGAAAPGHTGVRRDIQGLRAVAVLAVVLDHAGVDLLAGGYVGVDVFFVVSGFLITGLMIREADRTGRVGLLGFYARRARRILPAATLVLLAVLAVAAGALAYGRVDQVTSDTLWAAGFLANVHFADLGTDYFAEGLPPSPVQHYWSLAVEEQFYLVWPLLLVGLLALARRRSRHASPWPLVAAAVALLVAASLAWSVVLTGREATAAYFSSVTRAWELGAGVLLALTAARAAALGPVARRVLAAAGLLAIATALVTFDARTPIPGHHALLPVLGTVAVLAAGTGSEAVGAARLLTLRPLTWLGDLSYSFYLWHWPVLVLGPEVVGGGGALRTAGFVVVALLLSIASYHLVEDPVRRQRWLTGRRWRSLVLWPVALGVVVSGTVAASSVATHRVEERLGDNSVYLALRDNDVPVADQLRDSLERADAASPVAFPLTSADQVDDLAKDLWHRRYRCNAGPDETAVETCPVGDPEADRTIVVLGDSHAGQWLPAIDRIGRKLGYRVVPLVKFGCTPYDVALRTPDMSREYTECTEFRAWAAERLESLHPDVLLVGGRSLQGNTSARGEDRVPAWETGVATTLRALRPLTDDLRVLGDVSPLTTDPIACLTDPDATMATCTTPEVERVVTGNAVVRRVAEGLGVPYLDLPGLACQDARCPVVAGGLMVYGNADHVSMAWARRVTPEVSRMINLTP from the coding sequence ATGACGTCAGGCGCCGCCGCCCCGGGCCACACCGGCGTACGCCGCGACATCCAGGGCCTGCGCGCGGTCGCCGTGCTGGCCGTCGTGCTCGACCACGCCGGCGTCGACCTCCTCGCGGGCGGCTACGTCGGCGTCGACGTGTTCTTCGTGGTCTCCGGGTTCCTGATCACCGGGCTGATGATCCGCGAGGCGGACCGCACCGGCCGGGTCGGCCTGCTCGGCTTCTACGCGCGGCGGGCCCGCCGGATCCTCCCGGCGGCCACCCTCGTCCTGCTGGCGGTGCTCGCGGTCGCGGCCGGCGCCCTGGCGTACGGCCGGGTCGACCAGGTCACGAGCGACACCCTCTGGGCCGCGGGGTTCCTGGCCAACGTGCACTTCGCCGACCTCGGCACCGACTACTTCGCGGAGGGGCTGCCGCCCTCGCCCGTCCAGCACTACTGGTCGCTGGCGGTCGAGGAGCAGTTCTACCTGGTCTGGCCGCTCCTGCTGGTGGGCCTCCTCGCGCTCGCGCGCCGCCGGTCGCGGCACGCCTCCCCCTGGCCGCTGGTCGCCGCGGCGGTCGCGCTGCTGGTGGCCGCGTCGTTGGCGTGGTCGGTGGTGCTGACCGGCCGGGAGGCGACCGCGGCGTACTTCTCCTCCGTGACCCGCGCCTGGGAGCTCGGCGCGGGCGTGCTGCTCGCCCTGACCGCCGCGCGGGCGGCGGCCCTGGGCCCGGTCGCGCGCCGGGTGCTGGCGGCCGCCGGCCTGCTCGCGATCGCGACGGCGCTGGTGACCTTCGACGCCCGCACCCCGATCCCCGGCCACCACGCACTGCTGCCGGTGCTGGGAACGGTGGCGGTGCTCGCCGCCGGCACCGGGTCCGAGGCCGTGGGCGCCGCCCGGCTGCTCACGCTCCGGCCGCTGACCTGGCTGGGCGACCTGTCGTACTCCTTCTACCTGTGGCACTGGCCGGTGCTGGTCCTCGGCCCCGAGGTCGTGGGCGGCGGGGGTGCCCTGCGGACGGCGGGGTTCGTGGTGGTCGCGCTCCTGCTGTCGATCGCCAGCTACCACCTCGTCGAGGACCCGGTACGCCGCCAGCGCTGGCTCACCGGCCGCCGGTGGCGCAGCCTCGTGCTCTGGCCGGTCGCGCTCGGCGTGGTCGTCTCGGGCACCGTGGCCGCCAGCTCCGTCGCCACCCACCGGGTCGAGGAGCGCCTCGGCGACAACAGCGTCTACCTCGCGCTGCGCGACAACGACGTCCCGGTCGCCGACCAGCTGCGGGACTCCCTGGAGCGGGCCGACGCCGCCTCGCCCGTCGCGTTCCCGCTCACCTCGGCCGACCAGGTCGACGACCTCGCGAAGGACCTGTGGCACCGCCGCTACCGGTGCAACGCGGGACCGGACGAGACGGCCGTCGAGACCTGCCCGGTGGGCGACCCCGAGGCGGACCGGACGATCGTGGTGCTCGGGGACTCCCACGCCGGCCAGTGGCTCCCGGCGATCGACCGGATCGGCCGGAAGCTCGGCTACCGGGTGGTCCCGCTGGTGAAGTTCGGCTGCACGCCGTACGACGTGGCCCTGCGCACCCCCGACATGAGCCGCGAGTACACCGAGTGCACCGAGTTCCGGGCCTGGGCGGCCGAGCGGCTCGAGAGCCTGCACCCCGACGTGCTGCTGGTCGGCGGGCGCTCCCTGCAGGGCAACACCAGCGCCCGCGGCGAGGACCGGGTCCCCGCCTGGGAGACCGGCGTGGCCACGACGCTGCGCGCGCTCCGCCCGCTCACCGACGACCTGCGCGTGCTCGGCGACGTCAGCCCGCTGACCACCGACCCGATCGCCTGCCTCACCGACCCCGACGCGACGATGGCGACCTGCACGACCCCCGAGGTCGAGCGGGTGGTCACCGGCAACGCGGTCGTCCGGCGCGTGGCGGAGGGCCTCGGGGTCCCGTACCTCGACCTGCCCGGCCTGGCCTGCCAGGACGCCCGGTGCCCGGTCGTGGCCGGCGGGCTGATGGTCTACGGCAACGCCGACCACGTCAGCATGGCCTGGGCCCGGCGGGTCACCCCCGAGGTGTCGAGGATGATCAACCTCACGCCCTGA
- a CDS encoding MFS transporter — MDVSRIRRADVGLRSERGPVLLSVMLSIGLVAIDSTILATAVPAIVDDLGGFTRFPWLFSVYLLAQAVSVPLYSKLADQLGRKPVMLLGIGLFLLGSLLCGLAWGMTSLIVFRAVQGLGAGAVQPMGMTIVGDLYSMAERAQVQGYVASVWAISAVVGPTLGGLFADHLSWRWIFFVNLPLGLAAAWMLVRRFEERVERRRHTIDVAGSVLLAGGGVLLLLALLEGGVHWAWTSTTSVALLGGAAVLLAAFVLVERRAAEPVLPLWVFTHRVLVAAMLASLVVGVLMMGLSSYVPLFAQEVLGRGALVSGLALAAMTLGWPIAAATSGRLYLSVGFRTTMVLGGVIGLGGAALLVGLDQDSSILRLALPCFVMGIGFGYVASPSVVAAQSSVTWEHRGVATGAVMFARSVGSAVGVAAFGAIANAVVADRVGAGVPDLERLTPDVLEPAIHAVFVGSALAALALLVVGFLMPRRVQEPVTDE, encoded by the coding sequence GTGGACGTCAGCCGAATCCGACGCGCCGATGTCGGGCTGCGCAGCGAGCGCGGCCCGGTCCTGCTGTCGGTGATGCTGAGCATCGGGCTGGTCGCGATCGACTCCACGATCCTCGCCACCGCCGTCCCGGCGATCGTCGACGACCTCGGCGGGTTCACCCGGTTCCCGTGGCTGTTCTCGGTCTACCTGCTGGCCCAGGCCGTCTCGGTCCCGCTCTACTCCAAGCTCGCCGACCAGCTCGGCCGCAAGCCCGTGATGCTGCTGGGCATCGGGCTGTTCCTGCTGGGGTCCCTGCTGTGCGGGCTCGCGTGGGGGATGACGTCGCTGATCGTCTTCCGCGCGGTGCAGGGCCTCGGTGCCGGCGCCGTGCAGCCGATGGGCATGACGATCGTGGGCGACCTCTACTCGATGGCCGAGCGCGCGCAGGTGCAGGGCTACGTCGCCAGCGTGTGGGCGATCTCCGCGGTCGTCGGCCCGACCCTCGGCGGACTCTTCGCCGACCACCTCTCCTGGCGCTGGATCTTCTTCGTCAACCTGCCGCTGGGCCTCGCCGCGGCGTGGATGCTGGTCCGGCGGTTCGAGGAGCGGGTCGAGCGGCGCCGGCACACCATCGACGTCGCGGGCTCGGTGCTGCTGGCCGGGGGCGGCGTGCTGCTCCTGCTCGCGCTGCTCGAGGGCGGGGTGCACTGGGCGTGGACCTCCACCACCAGCGTGGCGCTCCTGGGCGGCGCGGCGGTGCTGCTCGCGGCGTTCGTGCTGGTCGAGCGGCGGGCCGCCGAGCCGGTGCTGCCGCTGTGGGTCTTCACCCACCGCGTCCTGGTCGCGGCGATGCTCGCCTCGCTCGTGGTCGGGGTGCTGATGATGGGGCTCTCGTCGTACGTCCCGCTGTTCGCGCAGGAGGTCCTCGGCCGCGGCGCCCTGGTCTCCGGGCTGGCGCTCGCGGCGATGACGCTGGGCTGGCCGATCGCCGCCGCGACCTCGGGGCGGCTGTACCTCTCCGTCGGCTTCCGCACCACGATGGTCCTCGGCGGCGTGATCGGGCTCGGCGGCGCGGCGCTGCTCGTCGGCCTCGACCAGGACAGCTCGATCCTGCGGCTGGCGCTGCCGTGCTTCGTGATGGGCATCGGGTTCGGGTACGTCGCGAGCCCGTCGGTCGTGGCGGCCCAGTCGTCGGTCACCTGGGAGCACCGGGGCGTGGCGACCGGCGCGGTGATGTTCGCGCGGTCGGTCGGCAGCGCGGTCGGGGTCGCGGCGTTCGGGGCGATCGCCAACGCGGTGGTCGCCGACCGGGTGGGCGCCGGCGTACCGGACCTGGAGCGGCTGACGCCCGACGTCCTCGAGCCCGCCATTCACGCGGTCTTCGTGGGGTCCGCCCTGGCGGCGCTGGCGCTGCTGGTCGTGGGGTTCCTCATGCCCCGGAGGGTTCAGGAACCGGTTACCGACGAGTAG
- the glgX gene encoding glycogen debranching protein GlgX — protein sequence MEVWPGQAYPLGATYDGSGTNFALFSEVADRVELCLFDADDVESRIELTEVDAFVWHCYLPQVQPGQRYGYRVHGPWDPEQGLRCNPNKLLLDPYAKATSGEIDWHPSLFSYTFGDEDSRNDEDSAPHMTYGVVINPFFDWEGDRRLNVPFNDSVIYEAHVKGLTQLHPEVPEELRGTYAGLAHPAITAHLQKLGITAIELMPVHQFVQDNTLLEKGLRNYWGYNTLGFFAPHEDYSTATRAAQGLGQQVQEFKAMVKAMHAAGIEVILDVVYNHTAEGNHLGPTLSFKGIDNEAYYRLVEDDERYYMDYTGTGNTLNVRHPHSLQLIMDSLRYWVTEMHVDGFRFDLASALAREFYDVDRLATFFELVQQDPVVSQVKLIAEPWDVGPGGYQVGGFPPQWTEWNGKYRDTVRDFWRGEPALGEFASRIAGSSDLYERSGRRPFASINFVTAHDGFTLHDLVAYNEKHNEANGEDNNDGESHNRSWNHGVEGPTDDPEVLAFRAREQRNFIATLLLSQGTPMLLHGDEMGRTQQGNNNTYAQDSELSWVHWDRADQPLVEFTAAVARLRAEHPTFRRKRFFTGEQVRGSYGEKVDDIVWLHLDGRPMGDDEWDGGEQAIGMFLNGNGIAGKDERGQRITDDHFLIYFNADGDAEVTLPPLEFAAGWDVVIDTGGDADADGSYDAEGTFTLTSRSLVVLREHREAEAEIDHSVAASVAMQARRA from the coding sequence CTGGAGGTCTGGCCCGGCCAGGCCTACCCCCTCGGCGCGACGTACGACGGCTCCGGCACGAACTTCGCGCTCTTCAGCGAGGTCGCCGACCGGGTCGAGCTCTGCCTCTTCGACGCCGACGACGTCGAGAGCCGCATCGAGCTCACCGAGGTCGACGCCTTCGTCTGGCACTGCTACCTGCCGCAGGTGCAGCCCGGCCAGCGCTACGGCTACCGCGTGCACGGGCCGTGGGACCCCGAGCAGGGGCTGCGCTGCAACCCCAACAAGCTGCTGCTCGACCCCTACGCCAAGGCCACCAGCGGTGAGATCGACTGGCACCCGAGCCTGTTCTCCTACACCTTCGGCGACGAGGACTCGCGCAACGACGAGGACTCCGCGCCGCACATGACGTACGGCGTGGTGATCAACCCGTTCTTCGACTGGGAGGGCGACCGCCGACTCAACGTCCCCTTCAACGACTCGGTCATCTACGAGGCCCACGTCAAGGGCCTGACCCAGCTGCACCCCGAGGTCCCCGAGGAGCTCCGCGGCACCTACGCCGGGCTCGCGCACCCCGCGATCACCGCGCACCTGCAGAAGCTGGGCATCACCGCGATCGAGCTGATGCCGGTCCACCAGTTCGTGCAGGACAACACCCTGCTCGAGAAGGGGCTGCGCAACTACTGGGGCTACAACACCCTCGGGTTCTTCGCGCCCCACGAGGACTACAGCACCGCGACCCGCGCCGCGCAGGGCCTCGGCCAGCAGGTCCAGGAGTTCAAGGCGATGGTCAAGGCCATGCACGCCGCCGGCATCGAGGTGATCCTCGACGTGGTCTACAACCACACCGCGGAGGGCAACCACCTCGGGCCGACGCTGAGCTTCAAGGGCATCGACAACGAGGCCTACTACCGCCTGGTCGAGGACGACGAGCGGTACTACATGGACTACACCGGCACCGGCAACACCCTCAACGTCCGGCACCCGCACTCGCTGCAGCTGATCATGGACTCGCTGCGCTACTGGGTCACCGAGATGCACGTCGACGGCTTCCGCTTCGACCTCGCCTCGGCGCTGGCCCGCGAGTTCTACGACGTCGACCGGCTGGCGACGTTCTTCGAGCTCGTGCAGCAGGACCCGGTGGTCAGCCAGGTCAAGCTGATCGCGGAGCCCTGGGACGTCGGGCCCGGCGGCTACCAGGTCGGCGGCTTCCCGCCGCAGTGGACGGAGTGGAACGGCAAGTACCGCGACACCGTCCGCGACTTCTGGCGCGGCGAGCCCGCGCTCGGCGAGTTCGCCTCCCGGATCGCCGGCTCCTCGGACCTCTACGAGCGCTCGGGACGCCGTCCGTTCGCGAGCATCAACTTCGTCACCGCCCACGACGGCTTCACGCTGCACGACCTGGTCGCCTACAACGAGAAGCACAACGAGGCCAACGGCGAGGACAACAACGACGGCGAGAGCCACAACCGGTCCTGGAACCACGGCGTCGAGGGACCGACCGACGACCCGGAGGTGCTCGCCTTCCGCGCCCGCGAGCAGCGCAACTTCATCGCGACGCTGCTGCTCAGCCAGGGCACCCCGATGCTGCTGCACGGCGACGAGATGGGCCGCACCCAGCAGGGCAACAACAACACCTACGCCCAGGACTCCGAGCTGAGCTGGGTGCACTGGGACCGCGCCGACCAGCCGTTGGTGGAGTTCACCGCCGCGGTCGCCCGGCTGCGCGCCGAGCACCCGACGTTCCGCCGCAAGCGGTTCTTCACCGGCGAGCAGGTCCGCGGCAGCTACGGCGAGAAGGTCGACGACATCGTCTGGCTGCACCTCGACGGCCGCCCGATGGGCGACGACGAGTGGGACGGCGGCGAGCAGGCCATCGGCATGTTCCTCAACGGCAACGGCATCGCCGGCAAGGACGAGCGCGGCCAGCGGATCACCGACGACCACTTCCTGATCTACTTCAACGCCGACGGCGACGCGGAGGTCACCCTGCCCCCGCTGGAGTTCGCGGCCGGCTGGGACGTGGTCATCGACACCGGCGGCGACGCCGACGCCGACGGCTCGTACGACGCCGAGGGCACGTTCACGCTCACCAGCCGCAGCCTGGTGGTGCTCCGCGAGCACCGGGAGGCCGAGGCCGAGATCGACCACTCCGTGGCCGCCTCGGTCGCCATGCAGGCCCGGCGGGCCTGA
- the treZ gene encoding malto-oligosyltrehalose trehalohydrolase, with the protein MTRGPFDVWAPRPSRLRLAVGSQVVEMTRGDDGWWTPAGAVPDAVEVDYGYLVDDDETPRPDPRSRRQPAGVHERSRTYDPASYAWQDQDWTGRQLAGAVVYELHVGTFTPEGTLDAALEKLPHLREIGVDFVELLPVNGFNGTHNWGYDGVLWYAVHEGYGGPAAYQRFVDGCHAAGMGVIQDVVYNHLGPSGNYLPMYGPYLKSGANTWGDLVNLDGEGAAEVRRYILDNVRMWLADYHVDGLRLDAVHALDDSSETHLLEEMAIEVAALSAHQRRPLTLIAESDLNDPKLVTPREAGGYGLDAQWSDDFHHAVHVALTRETTGYYADFEPLAALAKVCERGFFHDGTFSSFRDRDHGVPIDTAAMPAWRLVVSSQNHDQIGNRAVGDRITDHLDDDQLACAALLTMAGPFTPMLFQGEEWAASTPFQFFTSHPEPELGKATAEGRIAEFAAMGWDPAVVPDPQDLQTYQRSKLDWSETTGGRHARMLVVYRRLAALRREWSELTDPAFPRTRCDVDEERRTFVMHRGDLAVVVNLGDAEARLELPHTRLLFETGSGAELADGALVLPAHAGALLAP; encoded by the coding sequence ATGACCCGCGGACCCTTCGACGTCTGGGCGCCCCGCCCGAGCCGGCTGCGCCTCGCGGTCGGCAGCCAGGTCGTCGAGATGACGCGCGGCGACGACGGCTGGTGGACGCCGGCCGGCGCGGTGCCCGACGCGGTCGAGGTCGACTACGGCTACCTCGTCGACGACGACGAGACCCCCCGGCCCGACCCGCGGTCGCGGCGCCAGCCCGCGGGGGTGCACGAGCGGTCCCGCACCTACGACCCCGCGTCGTACGCCTGGCAGGACCAGGACTGGACCGGCCGGCAGCTCGCCGGCGCGGTCGTCTACGAGCTGCACGTCGGCACCTTCACCCCCGAGGGCACCCTGGACGCGGCGCTGGAGAAGCTGCCGCACCTGCGCGAGATCGGCGTCGACTTCGTCGAGCTGCTGCCGGTCAACGGCTTCAACGGCACCCACAACTGGGGCTACGACGGCGTGCTCTGGTACGCCGTGCACGAGGGGTACGGCGGCCCCGCGGCGTACCAGCGCTTCGTCGACGGCTGCCACGCCGCCGGCATGGGCGTCATCCAGGACGTCGTCTACAATCACCTCGGGCCGTCGGGGAACTACCTGCCGATGTACGGGCCCTACCTCAAGAGCGGCGCGAACACCTGGGGCGACCTGGTCAACCTCGACGGCGAGGGCGCGGCGGAGGTGCGCCGCTACATCCTCGACAACGTGCGGATGTGGCTGGCCGACTACCACGTCGACGGGCTGCGGCTGGACGCCGTGCACGCGCTCGACGACTCCTCCGAGACCCACCTGCTCGAGGAGATGGCGATCGAGGTCGCAGCGCTCTCGGCGCACCAGCGCCGGCCGCTCACGCTGATCGCGGAGTCCGACCTGAACGACCCGAAGCTGGTCACCCCGCGCGAGGCGGGCGGCTACGGGCTGGACGCGCAGTGGAGCGACGACTTCCACCACGCGGTGCACGTCGCGCTGACGCGGGAGACGACCGGCTACTACGCCGACTTCGAGCCGCTCGCCGCGCTGGCGAAGGTGTGCGAGCGCGGGTTCTTCCACGACGGGACGTTCTCGTCGTTCCGCGACCGCGACCACGGCGTCCCGATCGACACCGCCGCGATGCCGGCCTGGCGGCTGGTGGTGAGCAGCCAGAACCACGACCAGATCGGCAACCGCGCCGTCGGCGACCGGATCACCGACCACCTCGACGACGACCAGCTCGCCTGCGCGGCGCTGCTGACGATGGCCGGGCCGTTCACCCCGATGCTCTTCCAGGGCGAGGAGTGGGCCGCGTCGACGCCGTTCCAGTTCTTCACCTCCCACCCCGAGCCCGAGCTCGGGAAGGCGACGGCGGAGGGCCGGATCGCGGAGTTCGCGGCGATGGGCTGGGACCCGGCCGTCGTCCCGGACCCGCAGGACCTGCAGACCTACCAGCGCTCGAAGCTCGACTGGTCGGAGACGACCGGCGGCCGGCACGCGCGGATGCTGGTGGTCTACCGCCGGCTCGCCGCGCTGCGCCGGGAGTGGAGCGAGCTCACCGACCCGGCGTTCCCCCGCACCCGCTGCGACGTCGACGAGGAGCGCCGTACCTTCGTGATGCACCGCGGCGACCTCGCCGTGGTCGTGAACCTCGGCGACGCGGAGGCGCGGCTCGAGCTGCCGCACACCCGGCTGCTGTTCGAGACCGGGTCGGGGGCCGAGCTGGCCGACGGCGCGCTGGTGCTGCCCGCGCACGCCGGGGCCCTGCTGGCTCCCTGA